The Passer domesticus isolate bPasDom1 chromosome 31, bPasDom1.hap1, whole genome shotgun sequence genome has a window encoding:
- the LOC135287890 gene encoding protein IWS1 homolog isoform X3, protein MKLCAVLLLAGLASLATARPVEEPSAEGLLAELGNLLDPVELLEPKEEPLELLEPNEEPLELLGLLDPNEEPHELLDPNEEPLELLEPNEEPHEEEDPEVSPEESEESSEESEESEESPEESEESEESPEESEEPEASPEETEEPEESPEESEESEESPEESEEPEASPEESEDPEESSEESEDPEASPEESEESEESPEESEEPEAHPEEPEDPEASPEESEEPEASPEESEESEESPEESEEPEASPEESEDPEASPEESEESEESPEESEEPEASPEETEEPEESPEESEESPEESEESPEESEEPEASPEETEEPEESPEESEESEESPEESEESEESPEESEEPEENPEESEDPEESSEESEDPEEGPEEAEELSLDPDVLVELANKLKGEQ, encoded by the exons ATGAAGCTCTGtgccgtgctgctgctggccgggcTCGCCAGCCTGGCCACTGCCC GCCCCGTGGAGGAGCCGAGTGCAGAGGGGCTCCTGGCGGAGCTCGGCAACCTGCTGGACcccgtggagctgctggagcccaaggaggagcccctggagctgctggagcccaaCGAGGaacctctggagctgctggggctgctggaccCCAACGAGGAACCCCATGAGCTGCTGGACCCCAACGaggagcccctggagctgctggagcccaaCGAGGAACCCCACGAGGAGGAGGATCCTGAGGTGAGCCCCGAAGAGTCTGAGGAGAGTTCTGAAGAGTCTGAGGAATCTgaagagagcccagaggagtcTGAGGAATCTgaggagagcccagaggagtcTGAGGAACCTGAAGCCAGcccagaggagactgaggaACCCGAGGAGAGCCCCGAGGAATCCGAGGAATCTGAGGAGAGCCCCGAGGAGTCTGAGGAACCTGAAGCCAGCCCAGAGGAGTCCGAGGATCCCGAAGAGAGCTCTGAGGAATCAGAGGATCCTGAAGCGAGCCCAGAGGAGTCTGAGGAATCTGAGGAGAGCCCTGAGGAGTCCGAGGAGCCCGAAGCACACCCTGAAGAGCCCGAGGATCCCGAAGCCAGCCCTGAGGAATCCGAGGAACCTGAAGCAAGCCCTGAAGAGTCCGAGGAATCTGAGGAGAGCCCCGAGGAGTCTGAGGAACCTGAAGCCAGCCCAGAGGAGTCCGAGGATCCCGAAGCCAGCCCTGAGGAGTCTGAAGAATCTGAGGAGAGCCCTGAGGAGTCTGAGGAACCTGAAGCCAGcccagaggagactgaggaACCCGAGGAGAGCCCCGAGGAATCTGAGGAGAGCCCCGAGGAATCTGAGGAGAGCCCCGAGGAGTCTGAGGAACCTGAAGCCAGcccagaggagactgaggaACCCGAGGAGAGCCCCGAGGAATCCGAGGAATCTGAGGAGAGCCCCGAGGAGTCTGAGGAATCTGAGGAGAGCCCCGAGGAGTCAGAGGAACCTGAAGAGAACCCTGAGGAATCAGAAGATCCCGAGGAGAGCTCAGAGGAGTCCGAGGATCCCGAAGAGGGCCCcgaggaggcagaggagctcAGCCTGGACCCAGATGTCCTGGTGGAACTGGCAAACAAACTGAAAG gTGAGCAGTGA
- the LOC135287890 gene encoding protein IWS1 homolog isoform X1 encodes MKLCAVLLLAGLASLATARPVEEPSAEGLLAELGNLLDPVELLEPKEEPLELLEPNEEPLELLGLLDPNEEPHELLDPNEEPLELLEPNEEPHEEEDPEVSPEESEESSEESEESEESPEESEESEESPEESEEPEASPEETEEPEESPEESEESEESPEESEEPEASPEESEDPEESSEESEDPEASPEESEESEESPEESEEPEAHPEEPEDPEASPEESEEPEASPEESEESEESPEESEEPEASPEESEDPEASPEESEESEESPEESEEPEASPEETEEPEESPEESEESPEESEESPEESEEPEASPEETEEPEESPEESEESEESPEESEESEESPEESEEPEENPEESEDPEESSEESEDPEEGPEEAEELSLDPDVLVELANKLKEAQESEKNEGVLSHLVDAINWLVTHLSNHLFGCARGLGLRPRGEQ; translated from the exons ATGAAGCTCTGtgccgtgctgctgctggccgggcTCGCCAGCCTGGCCACTGCCC GCCCCGTGGAGGAGCCGAGTGCAGAGGGGCTCCTGGCGGAGCTCGGCAACCTGCTGGACcccgtggagctgctggagcccaaggaggagcccctggagctgctggagcccaaCGAGGaacctctggagctgctggggctgctggaccCCAACGAGGAACCCCATGAGCTGCTGGACCCCAACGaggagcccctggagctgctggagcccaaCGAGGAACCCCACGAGGAGGAGGATCCTGAGGTGAGCCCCGAAGAGTCTGAGGAGAGTTCTGAAGAGTCTGAGGAATCTgaagagagcccagaggagtcTGAGGAATCTgaggagagcccagaggagtcTGAGGAACCTGAAGCCAGcccagaggagactgaggaACCCGAGGAGAGCCCCGAGGAATCCGAGGAATCTGAGGAGAGCCCCGAGGAGTCTGAGGAACCTGAAGCCAGCCCAGAGGAGTCCGAGGATCCCGAAGAGAGCTCTGAGGAATCAGAGGATCCTGAAGCGAGCCCAGAGGAGTCTGAGGAATCTGAGGAGAGCCCTGAGGAGTCCGAGGAGCCCGAAGCACACCCTGAAGAGCCCGAGGATCCCGAAGCCAGCCCTGAGGAATCCGAGGAACCTGAAGCAAGCCCTGAAGAGTCCGAGGAATCTGAGGAGAGCCCCGAGGAGTCTGAGGAACCTGAAGCCAGCCCAGAGGAGTCCGAGGATCCCGAAGCCAGCCCTGAGGAGTCTGAAGAATCTGAGGAGAGCCCTGAGGAGTCTGAGGAACCTGAAGCCAGcccagaggagactgaggaACCCGAGGAGAGCCCCGAGGAATCTGAGGAGAGCCCCGAGGAATCTGAGGAGAGCCCCGAGGAGTCTGAGGAACCTGAAGCCAGcccagaggagactgaggaACCCGAGGAGAGCCCCGAGGAATCCGAGGAATCTGAGGAGAGCCCCGAGGAGTCTGAGGAATCTGAGGAGAGCCCCGAGGAGTCAGAGGAACCTGAAGAGAACCCTGAGGAATCAGAAGATCCCGAGGAGAGCTCAGAGGAGTCCGAGGATCCCGAAGAGGGCCCcgaggaggcagaggagctcAGCCTGGACCCAGATGTCCTGGTGGAACTGGCAAACAAACTGAAAG AGGCGCAGGAAAGCGAGAAGAACGAGGGGGTGCTGTCTCATCTCGTGGACGCGATTAACTGGCTGGTGACCCACCTGAGCAATCACCTGTTCGGGTGCGCACGGGGGCTCGGGCTGCGGCCCCGAG gTGAGCAGTGA
- the LOC135287890 gene encoding protein IWS1 homolog isoform X2, producing the protein MKLCAVLLLAGLASLATARPVEEPSAEGLLAELGNLLDPVELLEPKEEPLELLEPNEEPLELLGLLDPNEEPHELLDPNEEPLELLEPNEEPHEEEDPEVSPEESEESSEESEESEESPEESEESEESPEESEEPEASPEETEEPEESPEESEESEESPEESEEPEASPEESEDPEESSEESEDPEASPEESEESEESPEESEEPEAHPEEPEDPEASPEESEEPEASPEESEESEESPEESEEPEASPEESEDPEASPEESEESEESPEESEEPEASPEETEEPEESPEESEESPEESEESPEESEEPEASPEETEEPEESPEESEESEESPEESEESEESPEESEEPEENPEESEDPEESSEESEDPEEGPEEAEELSLDPDVLVELANKLKEAQESEKNEGVLSHLVDAINWLVTHLSNHLFG; encoded by the exons ATGAAGCTCTGtgccgtgctgctgctggccgggcTCGCCAGCCTGGCCACTGCCC GCCCCGTGGAGGAGCCGAGTGCAGAGGGGCTCCTGGCGGAGCTCGGCAACCTGCTGGACcccgtggagctgctggagcccaaggaggagcccctggagctgctggagcccaaCGAGGaacctctggagctgctggggctgctggaccCCAACGAGGAACCCCATGAGCTGCTGGACCCCAACGaggagcccctggagctgctggagcccaaCGAGGAACCCCACGAGGAGGAGGATCCTGAGGTGAGCCCCGAAGAGTCTGAGGAGAGTTCTGAAGAGTCTGAGGAATCTgaagagagcccagaggagtcTGAGGAATCTgaggagagcccagaggagtcTGAGGAACCTGAAGCCAGcccagaggagactgaggaACCCGAGGAGAGCCCCGAGGAATCCGAGGAATCTGAGGAGAGCCCCGAGGAGTCTGAGGAACCTGAAGCCAGCCCAGAGGAGTCCGAGGATCCCGAAGAGAGCTCTGAGGAATCAGAGGATCCTGAAGCGAGCCCAGAGGAGTCTGAGGAATCTGAGGAGAGCCCTGAGGAGTCCGAGGAGCCCGAAGCACACCCTGAAGAGCCCGAGGATCCCGAAGCCAGCCCTGAGGAATCCGAGGAACCTGAAGCAAGCCCTGAAGAGTCCGAGGAATCTGAGGAGAGCCCCGAGGAGTCTGAGGAACCTGAAGCCAGCCCAGAGGAGTCCGAGGATCCCGAAGCCAGCCCTGAGGAGTCTGAAGAATCTGAGGAGAGCCCTGAGGAGTCTGAGGAACCTGAAGCCAGcccagaggagactgaggaACCCGAGGAGAGCCCCGAGGAATCTGAGGAGAGCCCCGAGGAATCTGAGGAGAGCCCCGAGGAGTCTGAGGAACCTGAAGCCAGcccagaggagactgaggaACCCGAGGAGAGCCCCGAGGAATCCGAGGAATCTGAGGAGAGCCCCGAGGAGTCTGAGGAATCTGAGGAGAGCCCCGAGGAGTCAGAGGAACCTGAAGAGAACCCTGAGGAATCAGAAGATCCCGAGGAGAGCTCAGAGGAGTCCGAGGATCCCGAAGAGGGCCCcgaggaggcagaggagctcAGCCTGGACCCAGATGTCCTGGTGGAACTGGCAAACAAACTGAAAG AGGCGCAGGAAAGCGAGAAGAACGAGGGGGTGCTGTCTCATCTCGTGGACGCGATTAACTGGCTGGTGACCCACCTGAGCAATCACCTGTTCGG gTGA